A stretch of Mauremys reevesii isolate NIE-2019 linkage group 25, ASM1616193v1, whole genome shotgun sequence DNA encodes these proteins:
- the MAP2K7 gene encoding dual specificity mitogen-activated protein kinase kinase 7 isoform X9 has product MAAAWSPILLLLLLWGQSAAARHWALCRPGPLSARHPVLGFWEQIRAGSGCASRGRSASGREVHVLILRGPVGRMGARQVSLELGPAPPGRPPIFVLSSPAPVVWSLQTAQVALGEQWTFQVSPGSRVSALGGVTVTETRLPQTPRGLLRWAREEHGGVSSLAAYRGVNMVYVQLGDGTSGVNPPNLPSPSAFSLPDGVSPGACKLRRNFLSPTHFASGLRPRPLWGCLTSDPPSDPEVHVILSKGARPRPPAHLTVELQAPGGCCSPRRELIVVLKSEASTSWLVQIPHLAGRLRVLASHEVSVSGTEPEPDLAVSSSMSLGLAYASDPMAWAMEQGLPGVTSYTEAEQVNRFLVIVGLDGDAKAPHPSIPLPRPAKISPMVWERSRAAPGGGRTVRLAGALSVACLSERVAVYVNKDMLQAARLSPARVTLRDPSCAAQSNGTHFLLESPLAGCGALRIPALDPTSGVGRYQNAVVLWGSGPGAEPEGPPLPVGQAEDSLESIEFSCSSPALSETSRSAEPIPDLPLHLGRVLLSLEVYSSEAFAKAQGPCTVSANSRVFVEAALAAFDPRLSFSIRLCFLSPSSSSSLDSPYTLVRGGCPAHPDVSLHPPHKGAAGPALSPGSQELQRLSFLLRPLYNDSIQFLHCRLALCTQEPQGQAGAYGGALPKCGPQACPSSRVGEPGSGRFQHTFTKPIIVTVGRLARATKPTPGTDPFLVPFPLAGRRGKMLKEAPRPEQGETPPDALRKRS; this is encoded by the exons ATGGCGGCAGCTTGGAGCCCgatcctcctgctgctgctgctgtggggccagTCGGCAG CCGCCCGGCACTGGGCCCtgtgccggcccggcccgctgTCCGCTCGCCACCCTGTGCTGGGCTTCTGGGAGCAGATCCGTGCAGGCTCGGGCTGCGCCAGCCGGGGGCGCTCAGCCTCAGGCCGGGAGGTGCATGTACTCATCCTACGGGGCCCAGTGGGGAGAATGGGGGCCAGACAG GTGAGCCTAGAACTGGGCCCAGCCCCCCCTGGCAGACCCCCCATCTTCGTGCTCAGCTCCCCAGCGCCCGTGGTCTGGAGCCTCCAAACAGCCCAGGTGGCTCTTGGGGAGCAATGGACCTTCCAG GTCTCCCCGGGGTCCAGAGTCTCGGCCCTTGGGGGTGTTACTGTCACTGAGACCCGGCTGCCCCAGACCCCCCGAGGGCTCCTGCGCTGGGCCCGTGAGGAGCACGGCGGGGTCAGCTCCCTGGCTGCGTATCGGGGTGTCAACATGGTCTATGTGCAGCTGGGAGACG GGACCTCCGGGGTTaacccccccaacctccccagcccctctgcattCTCGCTCCCAGATGGGGTCTCGCCAGGCGCCTGCAAACTTCGCAGGAACTTCCTCTCCCCGACCCACTTCGCCTCCGGCCTCCGACCGCGGCCCCTGTGGGGCTGCCTGACCTCTGACCCCCCTTCGGACCCTGAAGTTCACGTCATCCTCTCCAAAGGAGCCAGGCCCCG GCCCCCAGCCCATCTCACTGTGGAGCTCCAAGCGCCCggaggctgctgctccccccggcGGGAGCTGATCGTGGTGCTGAAGAGTGAGGCATCCACCAGCTGGCTGGTCCAAATCCCCCACCTGGCCGGGCGCCTGCGAGTCCTG GCATCCCACGAGGTCTCGGTCAGCGGCACAGAACCAGAACCGGACCTGGCTgtgagcagcagcatgtccctgggCCTGGCCTATGCCAGTGACCCCATGGCCTGGGCAATGGAGCAGGGACTGCCTGGGGTCACATCTTACACAGAGGCCGAGCAGGTGAACAGGTTCCTGGTCATTGTAGGGCTAGATG GGGATGCCaaggccccccacccctccatcccaCTCCCCAGACCCGCCAAGATCTCCCCCATGGTCTGGGAGAGAAGCCGGGCAGCCCCAGGAGGTGGGAGAACTGTGAGGCTGGCGGGAGCTCTGTCTGTGGCGTGTCTGAGCGAGAGGGTGGCCGTTTATGTCAACAAGGACATGCTCCAG GCTGCCAGACTCTCCCCAGCCCGAGTGACCCTGCGGGACCCCAGCTGTGCAGCCCAGTCCAATGGCACCCACTTCCTGCTGGAGTCCCCCCTGGCCGGCTGCGGCGCCCTGCGCATCCCGGCCCTGGACCCCACCTCGGGTGTCGGGCGGTACCAGAACGCG gtggtGCTCTGGGGCAGCGGGCCAGGGGCAGAGCCCGAGGGTCCCCCGCTCCCGGTGGGACAGGCTGAAGATAGCTTGGAGTCCATTGAG ttctcctgctcctccccagccctgagtgAGACATCCCGCTCTGCTGAGCCCATCCCGGATCTGCCCCTCCACCTGGGCCGTGTCTTGCTCAGCCTGGAGGTCTACAGCTCCGAGGCTTTCGCCAaggcccagggaccctgcacgGTGTCGGCCAACAGCCGCGTCTTTGTGGAA GCTGCTCTGGCTGCCTTCGATCCTCGGCTCAGCTTCAGCATCCGCCTCTGCTTCCTCTCGCcaagctcctcctcctcgctgGACTCACCCTACACCTTGGTGCGGGGGGGCTGCCCGGCCCACCCCGACGTCTCTCTGCACCCGCCCCACAAGGGGGCTGCAGGCCCGGCCTTGTCCCCCGGCTCCCAGGAGCTGCAGCGCCTCAGCTTCCTGCTCCGGCCCCTCTACAACGACTCCATCCAATTCCTGCACTGCCGCCTGGCCCTctgcacccaggagccccagggccaggctggggcctatGGGGGCGCCCTCCCCAAG TGTGGGCCCCAGGCATGCCCCAGCAGCCGCGTGGGGGAGCCGGGCAGCGGGCGGTTCCAGCACACCTTCACCAAGCCCATCATCGTAACCGTGGGGCGCCTGGCCAGAGCCACCAAACCCACCCCAGGAACAG ATCCCTTTCTGGTGCCCTTTCCTCTGGCTGGCAGGAGGGGGAAGATGCTGAAGGAGGCACCCCGGCCAGAGCAGGGAGAGACACCTCCTG
- the MAP2K7 gene encoding dual specificity mitogen-activated protein kinase kinase 7 isoform X15 codes for MAAAWSPILLLLLLWGQSAAARHWALCRPGPLSARHPVLGFWEQIRAGSGCASRGRSASGREVHVLILRGPVGRMGARQVSLELGPAPPGRPPIFVLSSPAPVVWSLQTAQVALGEQWTFQVSPGSRVSALGGVTVTETRLPQTPRGLLRWAREEHGGVSSLAAYRGVNMVYVQLGDGTSGVNPPNLPSPSAFSLPDGVSPGACKLRRNFLSPTHFASGLRPRPLWGCLTSDPPSDPEVHVILSKGARPRPPAHLTVELQAPGGCCSPRRELIVVLKSEASTSWLVQIPHLAGRLRVLASHEVSVSGTEPEPDLAVSSSMSLGLAYASDPMAWAMEQGLPGVTSYTEAEQVNRFLVIVGLDGDAKAPHPSIPLPRPAKISPMVWERSRAAPGGGRTVRLAGALSVACLSERVAVYVNKDMLQIPFWCPFLWLAGGGRC; via the exons ATGGCGGCAGCTTGGAGCCCgatcctcctgctgctgctgctgtggggccagTCGGCAG CCGCCCGGCACTGGGCCCtgtgccggcccggcccgctgTCCGCTCGCCACCCTGTGCTGGGCTTCTGGGAGCAGATCCGTGCAGGCTCGGGCTGCGCCAGCCGGGGGCGCTCAGCCTCAGGCCGGGAGGTGCATGTACTCATCCTACGGGGCCCAGTGGGGAGAATGGGGGCCAGACAG GTGAGCCTAGAACTGGGCCCAGCCCCCCCTGGCAGACCCCCCATCTTCGTGCTCAGCTCCCCAGCGCCCGTGGTCTGGAGCCTCCAAACAGCCCAGGTGGCTCTTGGGGAGCAATGGACCTTCCAG GTCTCCCCGGGGTCCAGAGTCTCGGCCCTTGGGGGTGTTACTGTCACTGAGACCCGGCTGCCCCAGACCCCCCGAGGGCTCCTGCGCTGGGCCCGTGAGGAGCACGGCGGGGTCAGCTCCCTGGCTGCGTATCGGGGTGTCAACATGGTCTATGTGCAGCTGGGAGACG GGACCTCCGGGGTTaacccccccaacctccccagcccctctgcattCTCGCTCCCAGATGGGGTCTCGCCAGGCGCCTGCAAACTTCGCAGGAACTTCCTCTCCCCGACCCACTTCGCCTCCGGCCTCCGACCGCGGCCCCTGTGGGGCTGCCTGACCTCTGACCCCCCTTCGGACCCTGAAGTTCACGTCATCCTCTCCAAAGGAGCCAGGCCCCG GCCCCCAGCCCATCTCACTGTGGAGCTCCAAGCGCCCggaggctgctgctccccccggcGGGAGCTGATCGTGGTGCTGAAGAGTGAGGCATCCACCAGCTGGCTGGTCCAAATCCCCCACCTGGCCGGGCGCCTGCGAGTCCTG GCATCCCACGAGGTCTCGGTCAGCGGCACAGAACCAGAACCGGACCTGGCTgtgagcagcagcatgtccctgggCCTGGCCTATGCCAGTGACCCCATGGCCTGGGCAATGGAGCAGGGACTGCCTGGGGTCACATCTTACACAGAGGCCGAGCAGGTGAACAGGTTCCTGGTCATTGTAGGGCTAGATG GGGATGCCaaggccccccacccctccatcccaCTCCCCAGACCCGCCAAGATCTCCCCCATGGTCTGGGAGAGAAGCCGGGCAGCCCCAGGAGGTGGGAGAACTGTGAGGCTGGCGGGAGCTCTGTCTGTGGCGTGTCTGAGCGAGAGGGTGGCCGTTTATGTCAACAAGGACATGCTCCAG ATCCCTTTCTGGTGCCCTTTCCTCTGGCTGGCAGGAGGGGGAAGATGCTGA
- the MAP2K7 gene encoding dual specificity mitogen-activated protein kinase kinase 7 isoform X10 produces the protein MAAAWSPILLLLLLWGQSAAARHWALCRPGPLSARHPVLGFWEQIRAGSGCASRGRSASGREVHVLILRGPVGRMGARQVSLELGPAPPGRPPIFVLSSPAPVVWSLQTAQVALGEQWTFQVSPGSRVSALGGVTVTETRLPQTPRGLLRWAREEHGGVSSLAAYRGVNMVYVQLGDGTSGVNPPNLPSPSAFSLPDGVSPGACKLRRNFLSPTHFASGLRPRPLWGCLTSDPPSDPEVHVILSKGARPRPPAHLTVELQAPGGCCSPRRELIVVLKSEASTSWLVQIPHLAGRLRVLASHEVSVSGTEPEPDLAVSSSMSLGLAYASDPMAWAMEQGLPGVTSYTEAEQVNRFLVIVGLDGDAKAPHPSIPLPRPAKISPMVWERSRAAPGGGRTVRLAGALSVACLSERVAVYVNKDMLQAARLSPARVTLRDPSCAAQSNGTHFLLESPLAGCGALRIPALDPTSGVGRYQNAVVLWGSGPGAEPEGPPLPVGQAEDSLESIEFSCSSPALSETSRSAEPIPDLPLHLGRVLLSLEVYSSEAFAKAQGPCTVSANSRVFVEAALAAFDPRLSFSIRLCFLSPSSSSSLDSPYTLVRGGCPAHPDVSLHPPHKGAAGPALSPGSQELQRLSFLLRPLYNDSIQFLHCRLALCTQEPQGQAGAYGGALPKIPFWCPFLWLAGGGRC, from the exons ATGGCGGCAGCTTGGAGCCCgatcctcctgctgctgctgctgtggggccagTCGGCAG CCGCCCGGCACTGGGCCCtgtgccggcccggcccgctgTCCGCTCGCCACCCTGTGCTGGGCTTCTGGGAGCAGATCCGTGCAGGCTCGGGCTGCGCCAGCCGGGGGCGCTCAGCCTCAGGCCGGGAGGTGCATGTACTCATCCTACGGGGCCCAGTGGGGAGAATGGGGGCCAGACAG GTGAGCCTAGAACTGGGCCCAGCCCCCCCTGGCAGACCCCCCATCTTCGTGCTCAGCTCCCCAGCGCCCGTGGTCTGGAGCCTCCAAACAGCCCAGGTGGCTCTTGGGGAGCAATGGACCTTCCAG GTCTCCCCGGGGTCCAGAGTCTCGGCCCTTGGGGGTGTTACTGTCACTGAGACCCGGCTGCCCCAGACCCCCCGAGGGCTCCTGCGCTGGGCCCGTGAGGAGCACGGCGGGGTCAGCTCCCTGGCTGCGTATCGGGGTGTCAACATGGTCTATGTGCAGCTGGGAGACG GGACCTCCGGGGTTaacccccccaacctccccagcccctctgcattCTCGCTCCCAGATGGGGTCTCGCCAGGCGCCTGCAAACTTCGCAGGAACTTCCTCTCCCCGACCCACTTCGCCTCCGGCCTCCGACCGCGGCCCCTGTGGGGCTGCCTGACCTCTGACCCCCCTTCGGACCCTGAAGTTCACGTCATCCTCTCCAAAGGAGCCAGGCCCCG GCCCCCAGCCCATCTCACTGTGGAGCTCCAAGCGCCCggaggctgctgctccccccggcGGGAGCTGATCGTGGTGCTGAAGAGTGAGGCATCCACCAGCTGGCTGGTCCAAATCCCCCACCTGGCCGGGCGCCTGCGAGTCCTG GCATCCCACGAGGTCTCGGTCAGCGGCACAGAACCAGAACCGGACCTGGCTgtgagcagcagcatgtccctgggCCTGGCCTATGCCAGTGACCCCATGGCCTGGGCAATGGAGCAGGGACTGCCTGGGGTCACATCTTACACAGAGGCCGAGCAGGTGAACAGGTTCCTGGTCATTGTAGGGCTAGATG GGGATGCCaaggccccccacccctccatcccaCTCCCCAGACCCGCCAAGATCTCCCCCATGGTCTGGGAGAGAAGCCGGGCAGCCCCAGGAGGTGGGAGAACTGTGAGGCTGGCGGGAGCTCTGTCTGTGGCGTGTCTGAGCGAGAGGGTGGCCGTTTATGTCAACAAGGACATGCTCCAG GCTGCCAGACTCTCCCCAGCCCGAGTGACCCTGCGGGACCCCAGCTGTGCAGCCCAGTCCAATGGCACCCACTTCCTGCTGGAGTCCCCCCTGGCCGGCTGCGGCGCCCTGCGCATCCCGGCCCTGGACCCCACCTCGGGTGTCGGGCGGTACCAGAACGCG gtggtGCTCTGGGGCAGCGGGCCAGGGGCAGAGCCCGAGGGTCCCCCGCTCCCGGTGGGACAGGCTGAAGATAGCTTGGAGTCCATTGAG ttctcctgctcctccccagccctgagtgAGACATCCCGCTCTGCTGAGCCCATCCCGGATCTGCCCCTCCACCTGGGCCGTGTCTTGCTCAGCCTGGAGGTCTACAGCTCCGAGGCTTTCGCCAaggcccagggaccctgcacgGTGTCGGCCAACAGCCGCGTCTTTGTGGAA GCTGCTCTGGCTGCCTTCGATCCTCGGCTCAGCTTCAGCATCCGCCTCTGCTTCCTCTCGCcaagctcctcctcctcgctgGACTCACCCTACACCTTGGTGCGGGGGGGCTGCCCGGCCCACCCCGACGTCTCTCTGCACCCGCCCCACAAGGGGGCTGCAGGCCCGGCCTTGTCCCCCGGCTCCCAGGAGCTGCAGCGCCTCAGCTTCCTGCTCCGGCCCCTCTACAACGACTCCATCCAATTCCTGCACTGCCGCCTGGCCCTctgcacccaggagccccagggccaggctggggcctatGGGGGCGCCCTCCCCAAG ATCCCTTTCTGGTGCCCTTTCCTCTGGCTGGCAGGAGGGGGAAGATGCTGA
- the MAP2K7 gene encoding dual specificity mitogen-activated protein kinase kinase 7 isoform X16 gives MAASSLEQKLSRLEAKLKQENREARRKIDLNLEISPARARPTLQLPLANDGSSRSSSSENSPQHQTHQPRRPLLGLPQPSFPIPRSMESIEIDQKLQEIMKQTGYLTIGGQRYQAEINDLENLGEIGSGTCGQVWKMRFKKTGHIIAVKQMRRSGNKEENKRILMDLDVVLKSHDCPYIVQCFGTFITNTDVFIAMELMGTCAEKLKKRIQGPIPERILGKMTVAIVKALYYLKEKHGVIHRDVKPSNILLDERGQIKLCDFGISGRLVDSKAKTRSAGCAAYMAPERIDPPDPTKPDYDIRADVWSLGISLVELATGQFPYKNCKTDFEVLTKVLQEDPPLLPNNMSFSVDFQSFVKDCLTKDHRKRPKYNKLLEHNFIKRYETLEVDVASWFKDVMAKTESPRTSSILSQHHLPFFTR, from the exons ccctgcagctccccctggcgaATGATGGCAGCAGCCGCTCCTCTTCCTCGGAGAACTCTCCCCAGCATCAAACGCACCAGCCGcgccgccccctgctgggcctgccccagccgtccttccccatccccaggaGCATGGAGAG tatAGAGATAGACCAGAAGCTGCAGGAAATCATGAAGCAAACGGGTTACCTGACCATAGGAGGGCAG CGATACCAAGCAGAGATCAATGACCTGGAGAACCTGGGCGAGATCGGCAGCGGGACGTGCGGTCAGGTGTGGAAGATGCGGTTCAAGAAAACGGGACACATCATAGCCGTGAAG CAAATGCGCCGCTCAGGTAACAAGGAGGAGAACAAGAGGATCCTGATGGACCTGGATGTGGTGTTGAAAAGCCACGACTGCCCCTACATTGTCCAGTGCTTCGGGACCTTCATCACCAAT ACAGACGTCTTCATTGCCATGGAGCTGATGGGCACATGTGCGGAGAAGCTCAAGAAACGCATCCAGGGGCCCATTCCCGAGAGGATCCTGGGGAAGATGACGGTGGCG ATCGTCAAGGCGCTCTACTACCTGAAGGAGAAGCACGGCGTCATCCACCGAGACGTCAAACCCTCCAACATTCTGCTAGACGAGAGAGGGCAGATCAAGCTGTGTGACTTCGGGATCAGCGGGAGGCTGGTGGACTCGAAGGCCAAGACCCGGAGTGCGGGCTGCGCGGCGTACATGGCG CCTGAAAGGATAGACCCTCCTGATCCCACCAAACCAGACTACGATATCCGAGCGGATGTGTGGAGCCTGGGCATCTCGCTG gtCGAACTGGCTACTGGTCAGTTTCCCTACAAGAACTGTAAAACGGACTTTGAGGTGCTCACCAAGGTCTTGCAGGAAGATCCTCCCCTGCTCCCAAACAACATGAGCTTCTCCGTGGACTTTCAGTCCTTCGTTAAAGACTG cCTTACTAAAGATCACAGGAAGAGACCAAAGTACAACAAGCTACTT GAACACAACTTCATCAAGCGTTACGAGACACTGGAAGTGGACGTGGCGTCTTGGTTCAAAGACGTCATGGCCAAGACAGAGTCGCCCCGCACGAGCAGCAtcctcagccagcaccacctgcctTTCTTCACCAGGTAG